In Nakamurella antarctica, the following are encoded in one genomic region:
- the lysA gene encoding diaminopimelate decarboxylase: MRAHPAGPRHGEVVPERHGYAPASDLNAVDPKVWPRSLSRSSLDGSMMVAGKDVRDLAAEFDTPVMVIDEADFRSRCHDFADAFGSASAIHYAGKAFLCGEIARWLSEEGIGLDVCTGGELAVALRAGFPAERIAFHGSNKSDAELRTAVDAGVGAIVVDSYYEIARLVDIAEGRDENADPIPVMTRITVGVEAHTHEFIATAHEDQKFGFSLAAGDAAEAVRRIVACRGLVLMGLHSHIGSQIFDPSGFEVAAHRVVGLLGSITAEHPQLLASIRTLDLGGGLGIAYTSDDDPTPPDAMAKSLQDIVSRECQAAGLVAPKIAVEPGRAIAGPGTITVYEVGTIKDVTLDGGHTRRYVSVDGGMSDNIRTALYDADYTVVLASRTSTAPAISSRVVGKHCESGDIVVRDCYLPDDLAVGDLIAVAATGAYCYAMASNYNRVPRPAVVAVKNGVARTVLRRETDNDLMRLETW, translated from the coding sequence GTGAGAGCGCATCCGGCAGGACCGCGGCACGGCGAGGTTGTTCCCGAGCGGCACGGCTACGCACCGGCTTCGGATCTGAACGCCGTGGACCCCAAAGTCTGGCCGCGATCACTTTCTCGCAGCAGCCTCGACGGATCGATGATGGTTGCAGGAAAAGATGTGCGCGATCTTGCCGCAGAGTTCGACACGCCGGTGATGGTGATCGATGAAGCCGACTTCCGTTCCCGTTGCCACGATTTCGCCGACGCATTCGGCTCGGCAAGTGCCATCCACTACGCCGGAAAAGCCTTTCTTTGTGGCGAGATAGCGCGATGGCTGAGTGAGGAAGGCATCGGCCTCGACGTCTGCACGGGCGGTGAGCTCGCGGTAGCACTACGGGCTGGATTCCCCGCCGAGCGCATTGCGTTCCATGGCTCCAACAAATCCGATGCCGAACTGCGAACCGCAGTCGACGCAGGAGTCGGCGCCATCGTCGTCGATTCGTATTACGAGATTGCTAGGTTGGTAGACATCGCCGAAGGCCGCGATGAGAACGCCGACCCTATTCCGGTGATGACGCGCATTACCGTCGGCGTCGAGGCGCACACCCACGAGTTCATCGCCACAGCGCATGAGGACCAGAAGTTTGGGTTTTCACTTGCGGCGGGGGATGCTGCCGAGGCCGTGAGGCGCATCGTTGCCTGCCGTGGCCTCGTTCTGATGGGCCTGCACAGCCACATAGGTTCGCAGATCTTCGATCCCAGTGGATTTGAGGTCGCGGCGCACCGCGTGGTGGGGTTGCTGGGATCAATCACCGCCGAACACCCGCAATTGCTGGCAAGCATCCGCACGCTGGACCTCGGCGGGGGGCTCGGCATCGCTTACACCTCGGATGACGATCCGACCCCGCCCGACGCGATGGCGAAGTCGTTGCAGGACATCGTGAGTCGCGAGTGCCAAGCCGCAGGACTCGTGGCGCCGAAGATTGCTGTCGAGCCTGGCCGGGCCATCGCTGGCCCCGGGACCATCACGGTGTACGAAGTCGGAACCATCAAGGATGTCACCTTGGATGGGGGCCACACCCGTCGCTACGTATCCGTAGATGGCGGCATGAGTGACAATATCCGGACAGCACTATACGACGCCGATTACACCGTCGTCCTTGCCTCGAGAACCTCGACCGCCCCGGCGATTTCGTCGCGCGTGGTGGGAAAGCACTGCGAGAGCGGCGACATCGTGGTTCGAGACTGCTACCTGCCTGATGATCTTGCAGTGGGGGATCTGATCGCCGTCGCAGCGACCGGTGCCTACTGTTATGCCATGGCGAGCAACTACAACCGGGTGCCTCGGCCAGCAGTAGTAGCCGTGAAAAACGGCGTGGCCCGCACAGTCCTGCGCCGCGAAACCGACAACGACCTCATGCGTCTGGAGACCTGGTGA
- the argS gene encoding arginine--tRNA ligase yields MNPAQLSAAIHAALSAAAASGGWVIAATEEITVERPRSREHGDYATSVALKIAKHLARPPREVAQLIADHLRQVDGISEVEVAGPGFLNIRLDAAAAGAVVTEVLAAGAEYGHGDALSGKKINLEFVSANPTGPVHIGGARWAAVGDALGRVLSAQGADVVREYYFNDAGAQIDRFASSLLAAARGRETPENGYAGSYITDIAAHVAAVAPHVTSMDDEAAMAVYAKVGVDLMFTEIKATLHSFRTDFDVYFHEDSLHSSGAVERAVDRLKTSGKLYEKDGAWWLASTEYGDDKDRVVIKSDGNPAYIAGDLAYFLDKRSRGFDLCIYMLGADHHGYISRLKAAAAAFGDDPASVEVLIGQMVNLVAGGQPVRMSKRAGTTVSLDDLIDAVGVDAGRYALIRYSVDTSVDLDLDLWTKQSSDNPVYYVQYAHARLASLARNAAELGLVPGSEDAPKFDPAVLDTQQESNVVAQLAAFPKVMSTSAELREPHRIARYLEDLAGTYHRFYDAVRVLPLGDEPASAAHYARLELCAATRQVLANGLGVLGITAPERM; encoded by the coding sequence GTGAACCCCGCACAGCTATCCGCTGCCATCCATGCTGCCCTGAGCGCTGCAGCCGCATCCGGCGGCTGGGTGATTGCCGCGACTGAAGAAATCACCGTCGAGCGACCCCGCTCGCGCGAACATGGCGACTATGCGACATCGGTCGCGCTGAAGATCGCGAAGCACCTCGCCCGCCCGCCGCGCGAGGTAGCCCAGCTCATCGCAGATCATCTGCGCCAGGTTGACGGAATTAGCGAGGTCGAGGTCGCAGGGCCGGGCTTTCTCAATATTCGGCTGGACGCGGCGGCTGCTGGCGCCGTGGTCACCGAGGTTCTCGCAGCGGGCGCTGAATACGGCCACGGCGACGCCCTTTCGGGCAAGAAGATCAACCTAGAATTTGTCTCGGCCAACCCGACCGGTCCCGTCCACATCGGTGGAGCTCGTTGGGCTGCGGTGGGCGATGCGCTGGGACGCGTCCTGAGCGCGCAGGGAGCTGACGTGGTGCGCGAGTACTACTTCAACGACGCTGGGGCGCAGATCGACCGATTTGCCTCTTCGTTGCTGGCTGCCGCACGCGGGCGGGAAACCCCGGAAAACGGTTACGCCGGAAGCTACATCACCGATATAGCAGCGCACGTCGCGGCAGTGGCTCCGCACGTCACCAGCATGGATGACGAAGCTGCGATGGCCGTCTACGCCAAGGTCGGTGTCGACCTCATGTTCACCGAAATCAAAGCAACGCTGCACAGCTTCCGCACCGACTTTGACGTCTATTTCCACGAAGATTCGTTGCACAGCTCCGGTGCCGTTGAACGGGCGGTCGACCGGCTGAAGACCTCCGGAAAGCTCTACGAAAAGGATGGCGCCTGGTGGCTTGCGTCCACCGAATACGGAGACGATAAAGACCGGGTGGTCATTAAGAGCGACGGCAACCCCGCCTACATTGCCGGCGACCTGGCGTACTTCTTGGACAAGCGCAGCCGCGGATTTGACTTGTGTATCTACATGCTCGGCGCTGATCACCATGGCTACATTTCTCGGTTGAAGGCAGCGGCCGCCGCCTTCGGCGATGATCCAGCCAGCGTCGAGGTTTTGATCGGACAGATGGTGAATTTGGTGGCAGGCGGACAGCCCGTCCGGATGAGTAAGCGTGCGGGCACGACGGTGAGCCTGGACGATTTGATCGACGCGGTGGGAGTCGACGCTGGCAGGTATGCATTGATCCGCTACTCGGTTGACACCTCGGTGGATCTCGACTTGGACCTATGGACCAAACAGTCGAGTGACAACCCCGTCTATTACGTCCAATATGCCCATGCGCGGCTTGCGTCGCTGGCCCGCAATGCGGCCGAGCTTGGGCTCGTTCCCGGCTCGGAGGACGCGCCCAAGTTCGATCCGGCAGTGCTCGATACCCAGCAGGAGTCCAACGTGGTCGCCCAGCTTGCAGCCTTCCCGAAGGTGATGTCCACGTCCGCGGAACTGCGTGAACCCCATCGGATTGCTCGCTACCTGGAGGACCTGGCTGGCACCTACCACCGGTTTTATGATGCGGTCAGAGTGCTTCCCCTGGGGGATGAGCCCGCGAGTGCGGCACACTACGCTCGCCTAGAGCTCTGTGCGGCTACCCGCCAGGTACTGGCTAACGGTCTTGGCGTTCTGGGCATCACGGCGCCGGAGCGGATGTGA
- a CDS encoding Ku protein yields the protein MRPIWTGSVAFGLVNVPVKLYSGTEDHDVRFHQVHAADGGRIRYSRICELDGEKVDFADIQKAYEASDGRVVVVTNEDLASLPINTDKEIQVLSFVPSEQIDPILFDKSYLLEPAGASIKSYVLLAEALADVDRVAIVNFALRQKTRLAALRVRDGALLVQTLLWPDEVRAAEFDSLDRDVKISPVERKMARSLIDSFADDFHPEEHADRYREELQQLIDAKLDGGEAFTNERPDSDGEDAEVLDLLAALQRSVDKNAGTSPSVRTRPATSAAPKHPAAKTGAKAKTPVRTKPAAKTPAAQSAPAKARAAAAAPGESPTAAAAEKPTPRKRATKKSA from the coding sequence ATGAGACCTATTTGGACGGGATCAGTCGCATTCGGGCTCGTTAACGTGCCGGTCAAGTTGTACTCGGGCACCGAGGACCATGACGTTCGGTTCCATCAAGTCCACGCAGCAGACGGCGGACGCATCCGGTACAGCAGAATCTGCGAATTGGACGGCGAAAAGGTGGATTTTGCCGACATCCAGAAGGCTTATGAGGCGTCGGATGGCCGAGTGGTCGTCGTCACCAACGAAGACCTCGCGAGCCTTCCCATCAACACTGATAAGGAAATCCAAGTTCTGAGTTTCGTTCCTTCAGAACAGATCGACCCGATACTGTTCGATAAGAGCTACCTCCTCGAACCGGCAGGGGCCTCCATCAAGTCTTATGTCTTATTGGCTGAAGCGTTGGCCGATGTGGACCGCGTCGCGATCGTGAACTTTGCACTACGTCAGAAGACTCGGCTTGCTGCCTTACGCGTTCGAGACGGAGCGCTTCTCGTTCAAACTTTGCTGTGGCCCGACGAAGTGAGGGCGGCCGAATTTGACTCGTTAGACCGCGACGTGAAGATATCCCCCGTCGAAAGAAAAATGGCCCGTTCGTTGATTGACAGCTTCGCCGATGATTTCCATCCTGAGGAACACGCCGACCGCTACAGAGAGGAACTGCAGCAGTTGATCGACGCCAAACTTGACGGCGGCGAGGCTTTTACGAACGAACGGCCTGATTCGGACGGAGAGGACGCCGAGGTTCTCGACCTGCTGGCTGCGCTGCAACGAAGCGTGGACAAGAACGCCGGAACATCACCTTCAGTCAGGACGCGTCCCGCGACGTCCGCAGCTCCCAAGCATCCAGCAGCCAAAACTGGGGCTAAGGCCAAAACTCCGGTGAGAACCAAGCCCGCGGCGAAGACCCCTGCCGCCCAGAGTGCTCCAGCGAAGGCCCGAGCGGCCGCCGCAGCGCCCGGCGAGTCGCCAACTGCGGCTGCCGCCGAAAAGCCGACGCCTCGCAAACGGGCAACAAAGAAGTCTGCCTGA
- a CDS encoding alpha/beta hydrolase encodes MAHIRCDFFSEVLGLSTSMSVILPQRAPSQDASEAPVSTSTVAPPNPQVLYLLHGFTDDDTAWIRRTSIQRYVSSLGLAVVMPQVHRSFYADEIYGNKYWTFLSEELPELVDGFFKVSSSREDTFVAGVSMGGYGAFKWALRQPERFAAAASISGSLGMATRPRPGDPKKDLLDRIFGDTLIEGTNDDVGWLVQNFDQAAGQIAERPAGLSGIVMPQLYMCCGTEDNLIQENEKFLALARRKGAPVTAGFGPGGHDWDYWDARIQDVLAWLPLRGRI; translated from the coding sequence ATGGCCCACATTCGATGCGATTTCTTCTCCGAGGTGCTCGGACTCAGCACTTCGATGTCGGTGATATTGCCGCAGCGCGCTCCGAGCCAAGACGCGTCGGAGGCACCTGTTAGTACAAGTACCGTTGCTCCGCCCAACCCTCAGGTTCTCTATCTCCTTCACGGATTTACCGATGACGACACTGCCTGGATCCGTCGCACCTCCATTCAGCGATATGTGTCCTCGTTAGGCCTTGCCGTCGTGATGCCGCAGGTGCACCGGAGTTTTTACGCTGACGAGATCTACGGAAATAAGTACTGGACCTTCCTGTCGGAGGAACTTCCAGAATTGGTCGACGGTTTTTTCAAGGTCTCGAGCAGTCGCGAGGATACGTTCGTCGCTGGCGTTTCGATGGGTGGATACGGCGCATTCAAGTGGGCGTTGCGGCAGCCGGAACGGTTTGCCGCCGCTGCGAGCATTTCTGGATCCCTGGGCATGGCGACGCGTCCCCGCCCCGGAGACCCGAAGAAGGACCTGCTTGATCGCATTTTCGGGGATACCCTGATAGAAGGCACCAATGATGATGTGGGCTGGCTTGTGCAAAATTTTGACCAGGCAGCAGGCCAGATAGCAGAGCGCCCCGCTGGCCTCTCGGGGATTGTGATGCCGCAGCTGTATATGTGCTGTGGCACCGAGGACAACTTGATTCAGGAGAATGAAAAATTCCTTGCGTTAGCTCGGAGAAAGGGCGCCCCCGTCACTGCAGGTTTCGGCCCAGGAGGGCACGATTGGGACTACTGGGATGCTCGCATCCAAGATGTGTTGGCCTGGCTGCCGCTGCGGGGGCGGATCTGA
- a CDS encoding MYG1 family protein, with product MIIATHNGKFHADDVLGVALLRHLHPDATVVRTRDETVLAAADIVLDVGGIFDVESRRFDHHQLSSGARTNGILYSAFGLLWREYGTQFCDGDEKVSRRIDSRLVESIDAVDNGQDLYTLNEFNTLPFDISSVLGLLNPIDGLGEANFDDQFDVAVQLATQILLRLKAKFSQDEAAEKLFLERYQATPDPRYLVLDAFVPHGRIASVQPELLYTMFPNTNGGWTIQTVRPNGSQFGSRKPFPQAWRGLSGAELGAETGVSDAVFCHKAGFIAAAQSRTGAEELLRLAIADSVNT from the coding sequence GTGATCATCGCTACCCACAACGGCAAATTCCACGCAGACGACGTTTTAGGCGTGGCGCTTTTACGCCATCTGCATCCTGACGCCACCGTGGTCCGGACTCGAGATGAGACTGTGCTGGCTGCCGCCGACATCGTTCTCGACGTCGGCGGCATATTCGATGTTGAATCCAGACGATTCGACCACCACCAGCTCAGCAGCGGCGCCCGGACGAACGGAATTCTCTACTCGGCATTTGGGCTTTTGTGGCGCGAGTACGGAACGCAATTTTGCGACGGCGACGAAAAGGTGAGTCGACGCATCGACTCTCGACTGGTCGAATCCATCGATGCTGTAGATAACGGCCAGGACCTCTACACCCTGAACGAGTTCAACACCCTTCCGTTCGACATCTCGAGTGTGTTGGGTCTTCTCAATCCGATCGACGGGCTGGGCGAGGCCAATTTCGATGATCAGTTCGACGTCGCCGTCCAGCTTGCCACCCAGATTCTCCTGCGTCTGAAGGCGAAATTTTCGCAAGATGAGGCTGCGGAGAAGTTGTTCCTGGAGCGCTATCAGGCGACGCCCGATCCCAGATACCTAGTGCTCGACGCATTCGTCCCACACGGGCGGATTGCCTCAGTGCAGCCAGAATTGCTGTACACGATGTTCCCAAATACCAACGGCGGCTGGACAATTCAGACCGTGCGGCCCAACGGATCCCAATTTGGCTCCAGGAAGCCTTTCCCGCAAGCATGGCGTGGGCTCTCCGGAGCCGAACTCGGCGCGGAGACGGGTGTGTCGGACGCGGTGTTCTGTCACAAAGCTGGATTCATCGCTGCGGCGCAGAGCCGGACCGGGGCCGAAGAGCTTCTCAGGCTTGCCATCGCGGACTCAGTGAATACTTAA